From a region of the Gossypium raimondii isolate GPD5lz chromosome 10, ASM2569854v1, whole genome shotgun sequence genome:
- the LOC105775945 gene encoding 2-oxoglutarate-dependent dioxygenase AOP2: MAHQSAAMKLPVIDLFDENSKPGTQAWISKCKDVRVAFEQYGCFLATFDRVSLRHQDDVFLSLQQLFHLPTQIKVQNTSDKPYFGYFQHPSMPLSESMGIDNPTILRATQSFTNLMWPNGNNTFCGRIHAYAKLVSELDRMVKKMVFESYGVGKYYDSHVKSTEYLLRLIKYRVPHEDERDLNGSPDHTDKSFITILHDNDVAGLQIKTKDGDWIGVEPSGSMFLVMAGDAFLAWSNGRIHSPIHRVKVEAEKERYSLAFFSFSGEIIETPKELVDEAHPLLFKPFHNMDMLRLYSLENVQKYVDFISQAKCGA, encoded by the exons ATGGCACACCAGTCAGCTGCTATGAAGCTACCCGTCATTGATCTTTTTGATGAGAATTCCAAGCCTGGTACTCAGGCTTGGATCTCCAAATGCAAAGACGTTCGAGTGGCGTTCGAGCAATACGGGTGCTTCTTAGCAACATTTGACAGAGTTTCTTTACGACATCAGGATGATGTCTTCCTCTCTTTGCAACAATTGTTCCATCTTCCTACACAAATTAAGGTTCAAAACACTTCCGATAAACCTTATTTTGGTTACTTTCAACACCCTTCCATGCCTCTCTCTGAAAGCATGGGCATTGATAACCCCACCATTCTCCGAGCAACTCAAAGTTTCACCAATCTCATGTGGCCTAATGGGAACAACACTTTCTG TGGGAGAATACATGCGTACGCGAAGCTGGTGTCGGAACTGGATCGCATGGTGAAAAAAATGGTGTTTGAAAGCTATGGTGTAGGGAAGTACTACGATTCCCACGTCAAATCTACTGAATATCTTCTTCGACTCATCAAATATAGGGTGCCCCATGAGGATGAACGTGACTTAAATGGAAGTCCCGATCACACTGACAAGAGCTTCATCACCATACTTCATGATAATGATGTTGCAGGTCTACAGATAAAAACAAAGGATGGTGATTGGATTGGCGTTGAGCCCTCTGGTTCTATGTTCCTTGTCATGGCAGGCGATGCATTCTTG GCATGGAGCAATGGAAGAATACACTCTCCAATCCATCGTGTGAAAGTGGAAGCTGAAAAGGAAAGATATAGCCTTGCATTCTTCTCTTTTAGTGGGGAGATTATAGAAACGCCCAAGGAGCTTGTGGATGAGGCTCATCCATTGCTGTTTAAGCCCTTTCATAATATGGACATGCTTCGCCTATATTCCCTAGAAAATGTTCAGAAATATGTCGACTTTATTTCCCAAGCCAAATGCGGAGCATGA